One Archangium violaceum genomic window, CGAGTGACGCGTCAGGAGCCCCGAAGAGACCTTCTCCGACTGGCGTGGGCATGCCCCTGAAGCAACGAAGGACAGCAGGCCAGCAACCAGGAGGCGCGGAGGGCAACCCCGAGTAGGCCGGAGGTGAATACCTTCGAGGTATGAGCACCTCGAAGCGGATGATACAGGGGCCGGCTGGCCGTCTGGCCGTCACCACGACGGGCGAGGGAGGGCTCCCCGTCCTCTTCGTGCACGGCAACAGCGGAAACCGGACGCAGTGGGCGGCGCAGCAAGCGCATCTGGCACAACGCAGTGTGTCCTTCGACCTGCGGGGCATGGGCGAGTCGGACCCGGATCCCGCGGGCCGCTATGGCTTCCGGGACTTCACGGAGGACGTGAGCGCCGTGGCGGACGCGCTGGGTCTGGATCGCTTCGTCCTGGTGGGGCACAGCTTCGGCTGCACGGTGGTGGGCGAGTACGCGGCGCGCCATCCCGGGCGGGTGGCGGGATTGGTGCTCGGAGATCCGGGAGGAAGCCTGAGGGACCTGCCGCCCGAGGCGCTCGACACCCTCCGCGAGAGCTTCCAACCGGAGAAGTACGAGGAGGCACGCCTGGTGTGGTTCGAGCCGATGCTGCTCGGGGCGAAGCCAGGGACGCGTGAAGCGGTCCTCGATTCGCTGCGCGCGACCCCGCGCGAGGTGGTGGCCACCGCGACGTGGAGCCTGCTCGACTACGAGCCGGAGGAGCAGCTCTCACGCTACCCGGGCCCGTGTCTGGCCATCTCGGCGGAGACGACGCTCGTCCAGCTCGGAACGAAGGCCTTGCACCTGCGAGTGCCGGGCATGCGGGTGGAAGTGCTCCCGGCGGTGAGCCACTGGCTGATGATGGACGCCCCCGAGACCTTCAACGCCTTGCTGGACGCGTTCCTGGCCGAGGTGGAGGCCCAGGTGGACCTGGAGGATTCGCTGCCTCCAGGCCCCACGGATGCGAGCGGCAGGCTTGATTCAAAGTCCCACGGGAGAGGTCATCCCACCCGGGCCTACGGCTGAAGTATAGTCCCGCCTACAGGCGCCCACCGGAGGCGAGCAGCCGCGGGCAGATCGCGAGGGGGAGCGCCAGCACAGAGCCGGAGACGGGCCGGACAGGTCCGGGGAGAAGAAGGATGAGTGGGAAGAAAAACCGGGGCGGGAGGACTGGCGGGCCATCCACACCCCAAGCGGGAAACGGGAAGGGGAAGAAGGACGAG contains:
- a CDS encoding alpha/beta fold hydrolase — encoded protein: MSTSKRMIQGPAGRLAVTTTGEGGLPVLFVHGNSGNRTQWAAQQAHLAQRSVSFDLRGMGESDPDPAGRYGFRDFTEDVSAVADALGLDRFVLVGHSFGCTVVGEYAARHPGRVAGLVLGDPGGSLRDLPPEALDTLRESFQPEKYEEARLVWFEPMLLGAKPGTREAVLDSLRATPREVVATATWSLLDYEPEEQLSRYPGPCLAISAETTLVQLGTKALHLRVPGMRVEVLPAVSHWLMMDAPETFNALLDAFLAEVEAQVDLEDSLPPGPTDASGRLDSKSHGRGHPTRAYG